Proteins co-encoded in one Malus domestica chromosome 09, GDT2T_hap1 genomic window:
- the LOC139187797 gene encoding uncharacterized protein, whose product MAEENVSSADSASSSSPNLTQGVENNPNQQLCSVLLNEFNYLPWSKAVSLALGGRLKLGFINGSSEPLESTSPTYDAWHATDQLESVKDMYGSQNNSVRIFQLKKSVASLKQGDHSFVQHLRSMKSMWNELDMYRLHTTDSAVLLKRPDEDKVFQLLASLGAEYEDLRSHLLMTQKLPSFTGVCHAV is encoded by the exons ATGGCAGAAGAAAATGTGTCTAGTGCCGACAGTGCCTCATCCTCTTCCCCAAACTTAACCCAAGGGGTTGAGAACAATCCAAATCAACAACTTTGCTCGGTGCTACTGAACGAGTTCAACTACCTTCCTTGGTCAAAAGCTGTGTCACTTGCTCTGGGAGGAAGATTGAAGCTAGGGTTTATCAATGGAAGCTCTGAGCCCCTAGAATCCACTTCACCAACTTACGATGCATGGCATGCTACTGATCAGCTG GAGTCTGTCAAAGATATGTATGGCAGCCAAAACAACTCAGTTCGCATCTTTCAACTGAAGAAGAGTGTGGCTAGTTTAAAGCAAGGTGATCACTCCTTTGTTCAACACCTTCGAAGTATGAAATCCATGTGGAATGAACTCGATATGTATCGTCTACACACGACTGATTCCGCTGTGCTACTGAAGAGGCCTGATGAAGACAAGGTGTTTCAACTCTTAGCAAGCTTGGGAGCGGAGTATGAAGACTTGCGTAGTCACTTGTTAATGACTCAAAAGTTGCCTTCTTTTACCGGTGTGTGTCATGCAGTCTAG